Proteins encoded in a region of the Halothiobacillus diazotrophicus genome:
- a CDS encoding sigma-54 dependent transcriptional regulator: MSAIQQANTHPEYTSHAAKLDSLATFFNRRGDDHDPFPEESNRRRNNGLMDDAIARTGKRASQGKTLERRQLIYLSFRKDDIGEDVARIASSFMWDVTLVHDCDQLQRALKHAPVKVVLADLRDAVSKLGACLVQTTHKYPNVQWVGLVEPQAADSPTYAAFLHSYFFDFCFLPLEPLRLFFSLGHAWTMARVADIHADTVSVDAGTAGINEQGLIGSSPIMKTVRAHLKRYARNDLPVLITGPTGTGKEMAARYLHEHSDRHDRPFIAVNCGALTPSLVQSELFGHEKGAFTGAHQRKIGRVEAADGGTLMLDEIGDLPLETQVSLLRFLQEGVIERVGSDRSIPVNVRIVAATHVDLEQSVAEGRFREDLYFRLNVLRLVMPPLAERGTDVVELAQHFIHRFADELGLEHKVLCPAALAALSAYTWPGNVRELMNRLKRAIVHSDRQAIGPADLEFTTLVSEPLPSLAQARNEAELQALSRALVTTNSNVTEAAEMLGISRVSMHRLINKHGLSAP, translated from the coding sequence ATGAGCGCCATCCAACAAGCGAACACCCACCCCGAGTACACGTCGCATGCGGCGAAACTGGACTCATTAGCCACTTTCTTCAACCGTAGGGGCGACGACCACGACCCCTTTCCGGAGGAATCGAACCGCAGACGCAACAATGGACTGATGGACGATGCCATTGCCCGTACGGGCAAGCGGGCCAGCCAGGGGAAGACCCTCGAGCGCCGGCAACTCATCTATCTCTCGTTTCGCAAGGACGATATCGGTGAAGACGTGGCGCGCATCGCTTCCTCATTCATGTGGGATGTCACCCTCGTCCATGATTGCGATCAATTGCAGCGCGCATTGAAACATGCGCCGGTCAAGGTGGTTCTGGCCGATCTTCGCGACGCCGTATCCAAACTCGGCGCCTGTCTCGTACAGACAACCCACAAATACCCGAACGTCCAATGGGTCGGCCTGGTGGAACCGCAGGCAGCAGACAGCCCGACTTATGCAGCTTTCCTGCACTCATACTTCTTCGATTTCTGTTTCCTGCCCCTGGAACCGCTGCGCCTGTTCTTCTCGCTGGGACACGCCTGGACGATGGCCCGGGTCGCCGATATCCACGCCGACACGGTTTCCGTCGATGCCGGCACGGCTGGGATCAATGAACAGGGTCTGATCGGCAGCAGCCCCATCATGAAGACCGTCCGCGCACATCTGAAACGCTATGCCCGAAACGACCTGCCTGTGCTGATCACCGGCCCGACCGGTACCGGCAAGGAAATGGCCGCACGCTACCTGCACGAACACTCGGATCGGCACGACCGCCCCTTCATCGCCGTGAACTGTGGGGCGCTGACGCCGAGTCTCGTGCAATCGGAACTATTCGGTCATGAAAAGGGCGCCTTCACGGGCGCCCATCAACGCAAAATCGGGCGCGTGGAGGCTGCCGACGGCGGCACGCTGATGCTGGATGAGATTGGCGACCTCCCGCTGGAAACGCAGGTCAGTCTGCTGCGATTTCTGCAGGAAGGCGTCATCGAGCGCGTCGGGAGTGACAGGAGCATCCCCGTGAACGTACGGATCGTAGCAGCCACCCATGTGGATCTCGAACAGTCGGTCGCTGAAGGTCGATTCCGCGAGGATCTGTATTTTCGTCTCAACGTACTGCGACTGGTCATGCCCCCGCTCGCCGAGCGCGGCACGGACGTGGTCGAACTCGCCCAGCACTTCATCCACCGGTTTGCCGATGAGCTCGGCCTGGAGCACAAGGTTCTGTGCCCCGCAGCCCTGGCGGCACTCTCAGCGTACACCTGGCCGGGCAATGTCCGTGAACTCATGAACCGGCTGAAACGCGCCATCGTGCATAGCGACCGCCAGGCGATTGGCCCGGCAGATCTCGAGTTCACCACCCTGGTCTCCGAGCCTTTGCCCAGTTTGGCCCAGGCGCGCAACGAGGCGGAATTACAGGCACTGTCGCGTGCGCTGGTCACGACCAACAGCAATGTCACCGAAGCGGCGGAAATGCTCGGCATCTCCCGGGTTTCGATGCATCGCCTGATCAACAAGCACGGCCTGTCCGCCCCGTGA